Proteins from a genomic interval of Ictalurus furcatus strain D&B chromosome 2, Billie_1.0, whole genome shotgun sequence:
- the ube2d2l gene encoding ubiquitin-conjugating enzyme E2D 2 (UBC4/5 homolog, yeast), like has translation MALKRIHKELTDLGRDPPAQCSAGPVGDDLFHWQATIMGPNDSPYQGGVFFLTIHFPTDYPFKPPKVAFTTRIYHPNINSNGSICLDILRSQWSPALTISKVLLSICSLLCDPNPDDPLVPEIARIYKTDNEKYNRIAREWTQKYAM, from the exons gagCTGACTGATCTGGGTCGGGATCCTCCAGCACAGTGTTCCGCAGGGCCGGTGGGTGACGACT tgtttcaTTGGCAAGCCACAATTATGGGACCT aaTGACAGTCCATACCAGGGTGGCGTGTTTTTCTTGACCATTCATTTCCCTACAGATTACCCATTCAAACCACCTAAG GTTGCATTCACCACAAGAATTTATCACCCAAATATTAACAGTAATGGCAGCATCTGTTTGGATATTCTAAGATCGCAGTGGTCACCAGCATTAACTATTTCTAAAG TTCTCTTGTCCATCTGCTCTCTGTTATGTGATCCGAACCCAGACGACCCGCTAGTGCCAGAGATAGCACGCATATATAAAACAGACAATGAAAA GTACAACAGAATAGCTCGGGAATGGACCCAAAAGTACGCCATGTGA